Proteins from one Epinephelus moara isolate mb chromosome 1, YSFRI_EMoa_1.0, whole genome shotgun sequence genomic window:
- the LOC126392411 gene encoding gastrin-releasing peptide receptor-like — protein sequence MDHMYPNASRSVTALQSTAWTMWFTGVVIASVYGVIIVLGLIGNITLIMTFCSAKAIRNVPNLFMSSLALGDVLLLVTCAPVDASRYLSEEWLFGRVGCKVIAFIQLTSVGVSVFTLTALSADRYRAIVKPLDIQTSSTTTSIVLKAALIWLFSLILAIPEAVFSDLHTFNVTSTNESFITCAPYPPAGRLHPKIHSMASFLIFYVIPLLVISVYYTFIAHSLMRSTTNLPVEGNVYAKRQVESRKRLAKTVLVFVVLFAVCWLPCHVIFLYRSYHYSQVDTSLVHFVCSVIARILAFTNSCLNPFALYLLSRTFQKQFNQQLCCCCRMILKRSSQSPSQYNTRVTSVRSSHHSMSSLSMINGRQVNQEDCV from the exons ATGGACCATATGTACCCAAACGCATCGCGCAGCGTCACTGCTCTCCAAAGCACGGCATGGACGATGTGGTTCACCGGCGTGGTCATCGCTTCAGTTTACGGTGTGATCATCGTGTTGGGGCTCATCGGCAACATCACGCTCATCATGACGTTTTGCTCCGCCAAAGCCATCCGCAATGTGCCCAATCTCTTCATGTCCAGTCTGGCGCTGGGGGATGTTTTACTGCTGGTGACCTGCGCTCCGGTGGATGCCAGCCGCTACCTGTCAGAGGAGTGGCTGTTCGGGAGAGTGGGCTGTAAAGTCATCGCCTTCATCCAGCTCACCTCGGTCGGGGTGTCTGTGTTCACTCTCACAGCCCTCTCTGCGGACAG aTACAGGGCCATTGTGAAGCCTCTGGACATCCAAACATCAAGCACCACTACCAGCATTGTCCTGAAGGCGGCGCTCATCTGGCTCTTCTCCCTGATCCTAGCTATCCCCGAGGCCGTCTTCTCTGACCTCCACACCTTCAACGTCACCTCCACAAATGAGAGTTTCATCACCTGTGCTCCTTATCCCCCAGCTGGAAGACTGCACCCTAAGATCCACTCCATGGCCTCCTTCCTCATTTTCTACGTCATTCCCCTGCTGGTCATATCTGTGTACTACACCTTCATCGCCCACAGTCTGATGAGGAGCACCACAAACCTGCCTGTGGAGGGGAACGTGTATGCAAAACGACAG GTTGAATCCAGAAAGCGCTTGGCAAAGACAGTGCTGGTGTTTGTTGTTCTCTTCGCAGTGTGTTGGCTTCCCTGTCACGTCATCTTCTTATACCGTTCCTATCACTACTCCCAG GTCGACACCTCCCTGGTTCACTTTGTGTGCAGCGTCATAGCTCGTATCCTGGCCTTCACCAACTCCTGCCTCAACCCCTTCGCCCTTTACCTGCTGAGCAGGACCTTCCAGAAGCAGTTCAACCAGcagctgtgttgttgctgcCGCATGATACTCAAACGCTCCTCGCAGAGCCCAAGTCAGTATAACACACGTGTGACATCCGTCCGCAGCTCACATCACTCCATGTCAAGTCTGAGCATGATCAATGGCCGACAGGTCAATCAGGAGGATTGTGTGTAA